The segment ATTTTATTGAATCGATGCTCTCATGTAACGTATTTTCATAACCGCTCAGAGCCCAGAGTAATATAAGTTATATCTTAGTTAGCCCGCATGCTAATAAGCATGTTATGGTCATATGgcaaaaataacgaaataatttcCTTCATCATCACTGATATTTATACTCACCCAGGCTCAAATTGCTTAGGTAGTAGCGTTACTATAACAAGGATACCTGACAGCGTTGATTAATAACGTTACATTGATTCTACGTTAGTCTCTTATGGCACTGTTTGATTTTATTGGCACGGGTTTTACGTTTTAGATTTATTAAAACACGTTAATGTTTAATTTTCCACTGACTTGAGTTCCTGTGTTTAATAAACAGGGGATAGAAGGAGCCACTGCGGCTGCGCATGCGCTCTCTCTTCCAGCAGAGGCGTACGGTAATGACGTGAGTTGGGATAAGTTTTGATAATTGCAGCGGAACAAGAAACTAAGTTTGTAAGAGTATCGCCACTTCAAAACACTAACCATATTGTATGTTTACCATCAGGCCCAACTGGAAGTAATGTGGGCTATGAAAGCCTACAATCACGCAGAAGTGTACTATAATGTAAGTGAACGAGTGTCACAATATTCTATCAGTTTTCACTTAAATCAGTGGTTCCCCACCCCGGTCCTGGAGACACCCCAACACTGACACCAACATCAAGTCATCAGCTCATTattagagactccaagacctaaTACTGGCATCAGAGAAAAGAGACCTGCAAAATGtgcctccaggagcagggttgggaaccactggattATACGTCCAGCTTCACTGACAGGTTTATTTCTCTACAGCTTATTTCCTCGGTTGATCCCAAGTTTCTAAAACTAACCAAATCAGATGAGCAGATATACACTAAATTCCGAGAAGCATTTCCTGACTTAAGTATTCAAGTTCTGGATGCAGAGCTGCTGAAGTCCGCGGACGCTAAAGAGGTGCGTGATGTCACTCTGCTGTTTAATTTGAGATTTCACTCATGACGAATCGGTCAAGCTATCTTTCCACTTTTTTTCCAGAAATGGAGGCCCTTTTGTAACCAGTTTGAAGAAGTTGTAGAAGACTTCAACTATGGTACATTATTACGTTTAGACTGTCAAAAGGACTACACCGAGGAGAACACGATATTCGGTACGTGATGCCACACGTTCACTCCTTTGTACACATCATACAAGTGCACCGGAAACAGACTAAGAACAAAAAGTCTAACTTTTcccttcattttaatttcagcGACCAGAATCCAGTTTTACGCCATTGAGATCGCAAGGAACAGAGAAGGATACAATGACTTTGTCCACAATGCCAATTCAAAAACCAAACAACAGAAGCAAGACAAGAGCGAATCATAACAGCTTATTATTGGAAGTGGCCTTCTCGATGTAGAGATCTTTCTACATAAAGCTCATCAGTGGGAGAAACATGTTTAAATGTCCTACCTATTTTTCCCCattatgtaaatgtgtgtaaaagAGTTGTTTTTCTCATTTGTACTCCAAAGTTGGATGGTTAAatcaatttagatttttctgcaaCGTGTGGCAccttttgtttaataaataacaGTACATATTTCCCCCTGAAAAACTGCTTCTGTATTGTGTATGATTGTATTGTAATTAGAATTCCTGTGGCTCttgaaaaacaaatgcatttgcaaCCTATTTTTTCCAATGTGTTGTCAATTTAAATGAATCAGGATTTTCGACAAAGCACAACTCAGAAGTAACAGATGgcgttgttaaaaaaaaataaaaaaaataacccaaaCATGGACATGAACAATTTTTAAAGGCTCCCAGAACCCGCTTTTGAGGAGGATTTCAATGATGGGGAGGTTTAAGTTCAcctttaaaaacatcttgatgtaTCCCAACGTTGACTTTCTTTCAATTGTGTCATTATTTGGCATTTTTGTTGGGACGCTTACTGCATCAACTGGCATTACTGCTACATTAGATCCATCCATTAAGACACTGTTGAACAGATTCCATTGACTACACACTTCCATGACTTTGATGTACAGGAAATTCCATTTTCTATGACCATGGGAACCCTGCTGCTTTTAAGAATAggagtttttattaaaaaatggaCCAAATTTGACCATGTCAACTTGACATCCAAAAGTGTTGGTAGGTTGCGATCACAAAACATGCACGTACTAGTACAAACCAATGATGTTTATTTTGCAGTCACAATGCTTACACTATATGTAGCAGACatccaaacaaacaatcaaacaattcAACCAGCTACCTCATCACTCAAATGACCCAACACACAGTCACCAAAAACACATTCACATCAGGGAACCAAGAAAAGAAAGTGAACATCCATGAGCGTTGGACATGGTTAAGAGATGAGCTAGTTCTTCACAAACAGTTAGCAGCAACATCTGTTGAGTAGCACAAGTTGCTAATACACTCCATTCGGCCTCTGTGTTTAAATCTACCATATTCTGACGTGTtttctgttattaaaaataaacccGGAATTCAGAGAgaagaatgagagagaaatatttgttttaatgggGTTAAAGCTAGAGACAACTGTCGAAAGTGATCCTGTCACAATGATTTGAGTACCAGGCTCTTATTTTGAAGGACACGGCTACATTCTATAGGCTCCACTACGCCAGATCAACAATAAAGCCACGATAGACTGGAAGCCTGTGagattaaaatgtatgtaaaacagTTCGACGAAAGCTCAGAGAGCAACTTCACCATAACCAAGTCACTTTATCAAATCAAATCCACAGACGACATGATGGAACCCTTCAGAGACAAAAGGGGAAAGGTTATGCGTGCGTTCTCCAATGAGTTTCACACGAGGATGGGGTGTTTTTGGGACTGTGAGCAGATCTAAACATCCTCGGCGACGGAGGAGGTGGTGGGGATGTGACCTAAAGGTTGACGCAAGACAAGACTTCATCATGCCCAAGATTTGAGGGAAAACGGTATTCCTTCTGAAAACGTTAACGCAAGAGGTTCGGTGTATTTACATAGCTCCCGATTGTGTTCTATAGAGTCAGTTTGAGGGGGGggaaataataaatgtacaactCGTGATCCTATCCGATGCTTCATTCCGCCCCCTCTAGGGACAGGTGTCAATCCCACATCATCAGCCAGATATAAACCACTCTCTCCATACAGACAAACCCACACTTCAGCACAGTTGCACTAACTTACTAGACTGTAAAAAGTTTTCAATCACACTCATTATTTGTCTTAAATCGTAATCATTATAAACATTGTtgaaaatgttatgaaaaaaaaatgtacacttttttttttcttccttatgTGTTTCTATACAAGGCAGGCAAAAGCAGAGCACTATGTATACCAGCTCATCCTAACCCTTCCTCCCACAGACAtgcttctcaaacacacactcacgctcacacacacacaaacagacgcCCACTTCCCATCCTCCCTCCGAGTGGTTCGGGTGTGCCGCCCACTCTACAGAGTCCACACTGGTGCCGTCCCACACCCCAAACCCATTCCCCAGCCGTaccctcttctctctctttggACTTAGAGCCCCAAATGACAAGAGAATAGTCAAGGAGAATGACCTCTAGAAACTtgctttaaaatatgtatatatttatatgtgtatatatatatatatttatataaaaagggGTGGAGGGAGGAAGTGAGAAGGGAGAGAGGTAATGGGGTATTTTCAGGGACTGGGGAGTGGGGGGTGCAGGCTTGCGCAGCGGTGGTCCCCCGGCAGCCAGGCCAGGGGCGGGTGGGAGTACGGGCCGGGGCCGGGCCACATGGGCGGGGCCTGGTGCTCTACGGAATGTCAGCTCATCATATCGTTGCTGTTTACCCCATATGTGGAATTCTTCATGGAGTCATTGACTTCTCTTCTAAATACTGAAAGATTCTGTGTAAACCTgggaaaacaagaaaaagtgGAGTTCgctaataatgtataatatatatcatacatgtgcaaataaataaatacagtctagTTTACTACTGTAAAACGTACAGTCAAGGAATGTGAGATAGCTCGCACAAAGAAATGCCATTTAATGGGCTCAATCAATCTTTTCTAACAGAACACCCACTTCCAAAAAACATTGGAATTCTCAGGAAATCAAGTTACCTGTCTCTGTTTTTGGTCAGCAAGTTTCTCTCTATGCCCTCCATGAGATTTTCAAAGCATAAGTGCATGGCTTGCTGCTTTTCTGGTGGCTGGCTGTTCACAATGCTGTTCCTCAAATCTGCAAAATACtacaaacacaattaaaatcaGCATGTTAGGATCACGTgacaaaattcagatttgcatcacacaaatacgtgttaaaatatattaaaatagaaaacagttattttaagagTATTTCACAAGACTACTATTCTACAGTATTTTGgattcaaacaaatgcagcctttgtgatcTTTAAAAAGACGAGATCTTCTAGTCTCTCTCATACCTTCTCATTGAGTAGAATCAAGCCAAGCAGCGGCCGTGACATTGACCACTGATTCCTACAATCTTCAAAGATGATGATATTCAACACTGTGGACAGCATCTGGAGAAGATTGTGAGAACTCGTCAGATTAAGTATCTccaatacatttcaaaatgtaaccGTGTTTGACACATACATAGGGCTGTGTGATATTCTTTACACTTTGATTCTGCACTGATACGGCTTCAAATCATGAAACATGTTTGTGttaaaattgctgtaaaaattacaaatgttaaattacaaataaatctcACCTGCTGGATCATCTCAGGGTGCTGCTGCATTATGTGAAGGAAGCGGTCGCTCTCCTGGGCCATGGGCGCCGCTCGTTTCTTCGTGCTGCGGGACAGCTGCTTGAATAGATAAGTAACTATGTGGTCCAGGCTTGAGCAGCATCCAGTGCATACCATTGTGTCTGTGAGGAGACggacagaaagttcaaaagttcaCAAACACCTAGGGGTCCACGATGGAACTGCAGGAGGGTTCTgagattaaaaagtaaataaaaaaatgatgctacacaaaagaaaaatcataaacTGAAGAGTAGGTCCTTACCAAGTGCTGTGAGCCCCTCAGATATGGAGGACAGGATATACATGACCACATGAGGCTCCAGGCTGGCGATGAAGTTCATATGGTCTTGGGTTAGCACCTCCAGAAGAGAGTAGAAAGACTGACTAAGCTTTGGATAGTCctgcaagaacaaaaaaaaaaaaaaaaaatcaaccaatcTGAATGCTGACGGGCACAATCCTGATGCTGATAGCTGACTATATTTACCAGCAGGTCACTGTGAGGGATGGACAAGAGAAGCTTAATAAAGGTCTGTAGAGCGTTGTCCAAGGCATCATCACCGTACAGACGGAAGACGCCGAAGTTGACATAGTTGCCGCTTAATACGGCTTTCAGCATGGAGAAGCAAATGGAGATTCCCTTCAGTTTCAGTGCGTACACCTGATCTTTTGGCACCTCACCCAGCGTCAGGATCCGATTCCCTTTAAGAGAAATAACACAATATGGTTACAATGATTATTCAACTAAAGTTCCTCAGATTTAATAATGCTTCAACATGCAAGAGGAACAGttgattaaaatatgaaaactggGTTATTATAGGAGAGTTTGTACCATATGTTGTAATCATCTTGCTGGTTTCCCTGAACAGCAGAATTCCATTCGGCGATGACACATCAAACTGTAATCTCTGTGACCTtcatgtgaaaaaaacaaaacaaaacatactttaAAGTTATAGAAACAAACATAACCTTTAAACTCAGCTCTCAGAGACATATGCAGGATGTAACATTGCGTACCTGTTGTGGACGAGCTCAGCCATGAGTTTGAGGACCGGTGTGGTGCAGGCAGGTACATGGTACCAGAGCTCTATTGCCCTCTGTAAGATGGGCATGTACGAGGGGTAACTAAGATCCATTAAGGAACACATTCAAATGGGCATTCAGTCTGAACAGATCTAAGAGATTAGCTTTATATCATTTACTTTACTTAAGTTTGtcttaaaattaagaaaataagttacaaaataacaaatcaattcaataacaaaaatactaagaaactaagaaataaacaaacaaataaatgacaaaataaatgaacaaacaaaacacacacaaatacaaacaattaaatgaaaaacaacaacaaaaaaaacctaattacactaaacaaataaaaccaaatgtgAATAAAAAGAGAACAAACATTATTGCTTTGGGAGAAGCGATCAGTCAGCAGAGCAGGCTGGTGCGCGTGAGTGTTTGCTTAATCCTTTGTTTCTGCATCTGTTGTTTACATTGGtacttacttttttttcaagCAGGTTTGTTTCATTCTCTAGCTATTTCTACTGCTTTTTTTCATTGCAATTTGTATTTTTGATAGCACTTTCATTTGAATCTCATTCAATAAAATGTTGTGGTATTTACAGGCCTCCTGAACAACTGGGCACCTTCCTAGAAGAGCTGGATGGTCTGCTGTCCTCGTTTCCAGAGGATAGCAGTCCACTTTTAGTCTTTGGCAACTTTAACATTAATCTGGACAAGCCTTATGCTGCAGACTTCCATTCACTCCTAGCTTCATTTGATTTCAAATGCCTTACCACTACAAGCACTCACAAACCAGGCTACCAACTTGACTTAATTTACACATGCAAATGTACTGCAGACAACATTTTGGTAGAACCCCTACACATCTCTGACAACTTCTTCATTACATTTAACCTACATCTTCCTACCAGTGTTACTTTTAGACGAAAGCTGTGCTACCTTTCACCCTCCTAGCTTTCATCTGTAGTGTCTTCCTCTCTTCCCTCACATACTCATTTTTCATGTCTGGACATTAATGCAGCAACTATCACTTTTTGCACTATTTTAACTTCTTGTCTACATAATATATGTCCTCTCTCCTCCAGGCCAGCACGGGCTACTCCTTCTTACCCCTGGTTATCCGATGTTCTTCGTGAGCATTGGTCCAAACTCAGGGCAGCATAGAGAAAATGGCACAAATCATGTATGTATCAGTCTTTACATTCATATTTCTCTGCTCGAGTCCATACCGCCAAATCTTCATATTTTCACAAGAAGATCAACAGTGCTTCAGACACATGTAACCTCTTCAAAGCATTCATTTCTATACTCTGTCCCCCTCCACCACTTCAACAACAGCTGCTGATTTTGCCAAATTCTTCACAGACAAAACTAGAACAATCAATAGTCAGTTCTCAGCTCCAAACACAAACTCAAACCAACCGCATCCATGCCTTGAACTTCACTTACAGATATCTACAGACCGGTCTCTCTCCTTCCTTTCATAGCAAGAACACTCAAATGAGTGTTTCAGGTATCATTATTTCTTAAACAGAACTACTAACTGGATCCTAACCAGTCAGGCTTCAggagtggccactcaactgagactgcgcTTCTGTCACACACTGAAGCCCTGCAgattgcaaaagctgattccaaatcatcagttcttatttTGCTGGATCTATCTGCTGTTTTTGACACAGCGAATCATCAGATTGTCCTGTCCACCCTCTCATCACTGGGAatcacagggattccacttcGCTGGTTAAAATCCTATCTCACtggtaggtctttcagggtggccTGGGATGGGGAGGTATCTAAAGCACATCAACTGGTCACAggtgttcctcagggatcagttcctggacccctcctcttctccatatacaatACATCACTGGGTCCCATCAAACAGGCACATGGTTTCTCCTACCATTTCAATGTTGATGACACACAGCTCCATCTCATTTCAACCGGATGATCCAAAGGTAGCTGAACGGATCTCAGGCTGCCTGGTGGACATctcggcatggatgaaagaaCATCACCTACTGATCAACCTGGCAAAGACTTCTCGTCTTCCCGACCACTCCAAATCTACAACATGACTTCACTATCCAGCTAGGTTCATCACCAATTACCCCATAAAGTATCGTCAGAAATCCTGGTGtaatctttgatgaccagctAACTTTCAAAGACCACAATGCAAAGACTGCTCAATCTGGCtagtttgcattgcacaacatcagaaagatcaggcccttcCTAACGGAGCATTCTGCACAATTTCatgtccaggcccttgtcatttttAGGCTGGACTACTGCGATGCTCTTCTAGTTGGACTTCtatcatgcacattcaaagctttacaaatgattcagaaaacAGCAGAACGACTGGTCTTTAACGAGCCCAAgtcacacctctctttatctccctgCACTGGCTGCCGGTTATGGCTCACAAACATCAAGTTCAAGATGCTGATATTTGCTTGCATATAGTACAGCCTCATCGCcagcctacttccactcactcttatgaatctacatcccctccagatgCTTCAGATACACTAGTGAGCGAAGCCTCGTGGTACCATCACAAAGAggcactttccagaacattttcgTTTACCGttcctggtggaatgatcttccaacCCCTATCCGGAATGCTGATTCCCAGACATTTATCAAGCAacagctgaaaacctttaacgtTTTCTCCTTTCTTTTATATTTCTCTGTCTAGCTTGTACTTAATTGAACAATGCTTGAAACTTGGTATCACAAGCACTTCCTGTATCTAATTGCctctttaaaggggggtgaaatgctatttcatgcatactgagtttttttacactgttaaagagttggattcccatgctaaacatggacaaagtttaaaaaattaagttgtacgtttgaaggagtatttttgttcccaaaatactccttccggtttgtcacaagttttggaaagtttttttcgagtatggatctgtgtgatgttagatggagcggaatttccttatatgggtcctaagggcacttctcccggaagagcgcgcgctcccgtatagcatagcactgagaggctgagcacagacattcactgatcagagcgagagcgtcgcgaaatgtcacaaaaggagagtgtttttggttgccagggcaagacaaccctgcacagattaccaaaaaaaaaaaaaaaacagcatcaagggaacagtggatggagtttatttttacagagcattaacggagttgtgcaagtgtttttgtttgttccctgcatttcgaagatgcttgttttacaaacaaggcccatttTGACAACgaatttgcgtatcgtttatttcttaaggatgatgcaatcccaacgaaaaagggtcacgattgagtgttggaaccgcaggcggtgagtaacactgcttaaaatatctctgcctcccatgccggagacccgggttcgagtcccgctcggagcgagtcgctgctgctctcgttcagtttcagcctcgggatctgattctggatcataaataaacggctgaatctgactgttagcaatggtttgttttggatgatggttttttttcctcacggtaatgtcacagcttccaaacgctctcaacgcaaaagcctactggctctcgtgattctttagctccgcccacacgtcacgcctccagtcggtcatgtttttctgggaaaaattgttacagactatctttctcttatgaatataataaaactaaagactttttggagttatgaaggatgcagtactactctataggtactcaagattaacaggatattgagtgaaaacgagcatttcaccccccctttaagatgaaTAGCTTGAGGTTTTCCCCaactgtaagtcgttttggataagagcatctgcttaatgaataaatgtaaatgtaattgcaCAAATAAAATGACCAC is part of the Carassius auratus strain Wakin chromosome 10, ASM336829v1, whole genome shotgun sequence genome and harbors:
- the LOC113109792 gene encoding protein PBDC1-like, producing the protein MDTGDVLASLGIEGATAAAHALSLPAEAYGNDAQLEVMWAMKAYNHAEVYYNLISSVDPKFLKLTKSDEQIYTKFREAFPDLSIQVLDAELLKSADAKEKWRPFCNQFEEVVEDFNYGTLLRLDCQKDYTEENTIFATRIQFYAIEIARNREGYNDFVHNANSKTKQQKQDKSES